A genomic segment from Chitinophaga flava encodes:
- a CDS encoding RNA polymerase sigma factor, giving the protein MYKLCDEQLITLFKKGHTSALEELVHRHKDKVYTSILLLVKDSFLAEDIFQDTFIKIIDTIRAERYTEKGKFLPWAMRIAHNLCVDHFRKIKRTPMIKTGDDKDIFDVLGFSDACVEDKIITRQSHDRVRIMLDMLPEEQREVIILRHYAELSFKEIADLTQVSINTALGRMRYGLINLRKMMTEKQICL; this is encoded by the coding sequence ATGTACAAATTGTGCGACGAGCAGTTGATTACCCTTTTTAAGAAAGGACACACTTCAGCATTGGAGGAATTGGTTCACCGTCATAAAGACAAGGTGTACACTTCTATCTTATTGCTTGTGAAGGATTCCTTTCTGGCGGAAGATATTTTCCAGGATACTTTCATCAAAATCATCGACACTATCAGGGCTGAACGTTATACGGAGAAAGGGAAGTTTTTACCTTGGGCCATGCGTATTGCGCACAACCTGTGTGTAGACCACTTTAGAAAAATAAAACGGACGCCGATGATCAAAACCGGCGACGATAAAGATATATTCGATGTGCTGGGATTCAGCGATGCCTGTGTAGAAGATAAAATCATTACCCGCCAGAGCCACGACCGTGTCCGGATTATGCTGGATATGTTACCGGAAGAACAACGTGAAGTCATTATCCTCCGACATTACGCAGAACTCAGCTTTAAAGAAATTGCAGATCTCACGCAAGTGAGCATCAATACCGCCTTGGGTCGTATGCGGTATGGCCTGATCAATCTCCGGAAGATGATGACGGAGAAGCAAATTTGTCTATGA